The Bernardetia litoralis DSM 6794 genome includes a window with the following:
- a CDS encoding leucine-rich repeat domain-containing protein, whose product MKNLRFLVLFSVFTCISLSTFAQNNINQKWWDNLEEGWKLYFRYNHEIDSVPTAQNFEKIYNLKKINCAGNKDYYNKLILDINPLKDLPFLEEVNFSYCPVSSLEPLQNAKNLRKLDAERTLVSDFAPISKLETLEEIWVQKCAGINSVTSLSSLKNLKKLSLSATGVTDISPLSSVSSLERLYLAYTKVKDISTLKNLTNLEKVSFTATGIKDFSPLANLQNLKSILAWRTPVSDISPLSKLVNLEQLYLNWTQVEDISPIKNLVNLRVIGLGHTKVSDISALSAMTQLTEVQLNNTKITDIEALTNAKNLEILSISETEVEKIDVLEGLFHLKKVFLNKTQIKNISSLKNATKLELLEVGETQINSLKGIENLINLKDLYVYQTQLKTLKPLSKLIKLEKLFCGETPIKTLEGLENKPNLEILDAQKTEIQDLTPIKKCIKLETLVLIDTKLNTMEIPEQLKKQSLKKLYLKGTPLQEKIQEEEGEGDDY is encoded by the coding sequence ATGAAAAATCTTCGTTTTCTTGTTCTGTTTTCTGTTTTTACATGTATTTCTCTTTCTACTTTTGCACAAAATAATATCAATCAAAAATGGTGGGATAATTTGGAAGAAGGCTGGAAACTTTATTTTAGATACAATCACGAAATAGACAGTGTTCCAACAGCTCAAAATTTTGAAAAAATTTATAATCTAAAAAAAATAAATTGTGCAGGAAATAAAGACTATTACAACAAACTTATTTTAGATATAAATCCATTAAAAGATTTACCTTTTTTGGAAGAAGTTAATTTTTCGTATTGTCCTGTGAGTTCGTTAGAACCTTTACAAAATGCCAAAAATTTGCGTAAACTAGATGCCGAACGAACTCTAGTTTCAGACTTTGCTCCAATTTCTAAACTAGAAACATTAGAAGAAATTTGGGTGCAAAAATGTGCTGGTATCAACTCGGTTACTTCTCTTTCTTCTCTCAAAAATCTCAAAAAATTATCCCTTTCTGCGACTGGAGTTACTGATATTTCGCCTTTGAGTTCAGTTTCTAGTTTGGAACGTCTTTATTTAGCTTATACCAAAGTCAAAGATATTTCTACTCTAAAAAATCTTACGAATTTGGAAAAAGTTAGTTTTACAGCAACAGGAATCAAAGATTTTTCTCCTTTAGCAAATCTACAAAACTTAAAATCTATCTTGGCATGGCGAACTCCTGTAAGTGATATTTCTCCATTATCAAAGTTGGTAAATTTAGAACAATTATATTTAAACTGGACACAAGTAGAAGATATTTCTCCCATCAAAAATCTTGTAAATCTTCGTGTAATCGGCTTAGGACACACAAAAGTAAGCGATATTTCTGCGCTTTCTGCAATGACTCAGCTTACTGAAGTTCAATTAAACAACACCAAAATTACAGATATTGAAGCACTCACAAATGCCAAAAATTTAGAAATCTTGTCTATCTCAGAAACAGAAGTTGAAAAAATTGATGTCTTAGAAGGTTTATTTCATTTGAAAAAAGTATTTCTCAACAAAACACAAATTAAAAATATTTCCTCTCTCAAAAATGCTACAAAATTAGAACTTTTGGAGGTAGGAGAAACACAAATAAATTCTTTAAAAGGAATAGAAAACTTAATTAATTTAAAAGATTTGTATGTTTATCAAACTCAACTAAAAACTTTAAAGCCTCTTTCAAAACTTATAAAGTTAGAAAAATTATTTTGTGGAGAAACACCTATAAAAACTTTGGAAGGATTAGAAAACAAGCCTAATTTAGAAATTTTAGATGCTCAGAAAACTGAAATTCAAGACTTAACACCTATAAAAAAGTGTATAAAATTAGAAACTCTTGTTTTGATTGATACAAAATTGAATACTATGGAAATTCCTGAACAACTGAAAAAACAAAGTCTAAAAAAATTGTATCTAAAAGGCACTCCATTACAAGAAAAAATACAAGAAGAAGAAGGAGAAGGAGATGATTATTAA
- the accD gene encoding acetyl-CoA carboxylase, carboxyltransferase subunit beta, with protein sequence MSWFHRKNKNITTPTNEKRDSPNMWFKTPSGTIILKKELKDNNWVCPDDNHHLTITPKQYFEILFDEGKYTEINTNLTPLNPLEFKDTKTYEKRINEANAKSGVNEAAQSAYGKMNGIDFMVTAMNFKYIGGSMGAVVGEKIARSADYCLENRIPLMVISQSGGARMMEAGFSLMQMAKTSAKLALLSEAKIPYISLLTNPTTGGVTASFAMLGDFNIAEPDALIGFAGPRVIRETIGKDLPKGFQIADFVQEHGFLDFIVDRRELKSKLTSLLKMVWINPNKKTKK encoded by the coding sequence ATGTCTTGGTTTCATCGAAAAAATAAAAACATTACCACGCCTACCAATGAAAAGCGTGATTCTCCAAATATGTGGTTTAAAACACCAAGTGGAACAATTATTCTAAAAAAAGAATTAAAAGATAATAATTGGGTATGTCCAGATGATAATCATCATTTGACTATCACTCCAAAACAATATTTTGAAATTTTATTTGATGAAGGCAAATATACAGAGATAAATACAAATCTTACTCCTCTCAACCCTTTAGAGTTTAAGGATACCAAAACCTACGAAAAACGTATCAATGAAGCCAATGCAAAATCGGGTGTCAATGAAGCTGCTCAAAGTGCTTATGGTAAAATGAATGGAATTGATTTTATGGTTACTGCCATGAATTTCAAGTATATTGGTGGGTCTATGGGTGCAGTGGTAGGAGAAAAAATTGCTCGTTCGGCTGATTATTGTCTTGAAAATCGTATTCCTTTGATGGTAATTTCTCAATCAGGTGGCGCACGTATGATGGAAGCTGGTTTTTCATTAATGCAAATGGCAAAAACATCAGCAAAATTAGCTTTACTTTCAGAAGCTAAGATTCCTTATATTTCTCTTTTGACAAACCCAACAACAGGAGGAGTAACAGCAAGTTTTGCAATGCTAGGCGATTTTAATATTGCGGAACCTGATGCACTTATTGGTTTTGCAGGCCCTAGAGTAATTCGTGAAACTATTGGAAAAGACCTTCCAAAAGGTTTTCAAATAGCAGATTTTGTACAAGAACATGGCTTTTTAGATTTTATTGTAGATAGACGAGAATTAAAATCTAAACTTACATCTCTTTTAAAAATGGTTTGGATTAATCCCAACAAAAAGACTAAAAAATAA
- a CDS encoding sulfite exporter TauE/SafE family protein, producing MEEVIGFLIAILIGCIMGLLGGGGSVLAVPIFVYILNIEAVIATGYSLFVVGAAALVGAYRYFQQGLVNLKIALIFGAPSLVMVYLTRAHIVPALPDPFFSLDYFILTKNAAIVVFFAVVMLFSSTIMIRKGAKLQEQNPVPKAVSTKELNIPILILNATLVGLIAGLVGAGGGFLIVPSLVFLARIPMKEAIATSLCIIAINSLLGFLGDWQNHDIDWTFLLPFTGFTIIGILLGTHFCKYVPAGKLKKYFGYMVLLIAFFIIYREFIY from the coding sequence ATGGAAGAAGTTATTGGTTTTTTAATTGCTATTTTGATAGGTTGTATAATGGGATTACTTGGTGGGGGAGGCTCTGTTTTAGCTGTTCCTATTTTTGTTTATATTTTAAATATTGAGGCTGTTATTGCAACAGGATATTCGCTTTTTGTAGTGGGTGCTGCTGCTCTTGTAGGTGCATATAGATATTTTCAACAAGGTTTAGTTAATCTTAAAATTGCATTGATTTTTGGTGCGCCTTCTTTGGTAATGGTTTATCTTACTCGGGCGCATATTGTGCCTGCTTTGCCCGATCCTTTTTTTAGTTTGGATTATTTTATACTTACCAAAAATGCAGCGATTGTAGTCTTTTTTGCTGTTGTGATGTTGTTTTCTTCTACCATAATGATTCGAAAAGGAGCAAAATTACAAGAACAAAATCCAGTTCCAAAAGCTGTTTCTACAAAAGAATTGAATATTCCTATTTTAATTCTAAATGCTACTTTAGTTGGACTTATTGCTGGGCTAGTAGGTGCAGGTGGTGGATTTTTGATTGTTCCTTCTCTTGTTTTTTTGGCTCGCATTCCAATGAAAGAAGCCATTGCAACATCACTTTGTATTATTGCAATTAATTCACTTTTAGGCTTTTTGGGAGATTGGCAAAACCATGATATTGACTGGACTTTTCTTCTTCCTTTTACAGGGTTTACAATTATAGGAATTTTGTTAGGAACTCATTTTTGTAAATATGTTCCTGCTGGAAAACTGAAAAAATATTTTGGGTATATGGTCTTACTAATTGCCTTTTTTATTATTTATAGAGAATTTATTTATTAA
- a CDS encoding patatin-like phospholipase family protein, producing MTAEDFTQHDIVTNLIKQLKKNGVHRKIFSDVLDDEGNQYVDLVQEGGGVLGIALIGYVHVLEQMGIRFLGYAGTSVGAINTIYMASLGDRTKLKTDKMIELIANKNFIDFIDGDENAREFALAISENEGDIHWSKLIWRGVKAFSKLWEEWGLNPGTHFYYWFTEALGKEGIYTSAHLEKAVKDLPKSLHMRQGVNHTIEGVKATISIIATDITTESKVIFPAMRPLYWKNSHLINPTNFVRASMSIPFFFTPFKVTDVPNGKKAQENWKNTVGYRGNIPNDVFFVDGGIISNFPADVFHKSHVPRLPSFGIKLGTERHQPNKITNPFIFTQSIVESMRQIADYNFILRNPDYRQLITWIDIGNHNWIDFTLSDDDKLDLFVRGAKAAAYFLKTFDWQKYKDTRAAQNPSTIYPPKDDFEIPS from the coding sequence ATGACAGCCGAAGATTTCACTCAACACGATATTGTAACTAACCTTATCAAACAACTCAAAAAAAACGGTGTTCATCGCAAAATTTTTTCGGATGTTTTGGATGATGAAGGAAATCAATATGTAGATTTGGTACAAGAAGGAGGTGGTGTTTTGGGAATTGCGCTGATTGGTTATGTACATGTTTTGGAGCAAATGGGAATCCGTTTTTTGGGTTATGCAGGAACTTCTGTTGGAGCAATAAATACAATTTATATGGCTTCTTTAGGCGACCGAACTAAACTTAAAACAGATAAAATGATAGAACTCATTGCCAATAAAAACTTTATAGATTTTATTGATGGCGATGAAAATGCACGAGAATTTGCACTTGCAATTAGTGAAAATGAAGGAGATATTCATTGGAGCAAACTAATATGGAGAGGTGTAAAAGCATTTAGCAAACTTTGGGAAGAATGGGGCTTAAACCCAGGAACACATTTTTATTATTGGTTTACAGAAGCACTTGGTAAAGAAGGTATTTATACATCTGCTCATTTAGAAAAAGCAGTTAAAGATTTGCCCAAATCATTGCATATGCGACAAGGTGTAAATCACACCATTGAAGGCGTAAAAGCAACAATTTCTATTATTGCAACAGACATAACAACAGAATCTAAAGTTATTTTTCCTGCTATGCGTCCACTATATTGGAAGAATAGCCATCTAATTAATCCAACTAACTTTGTGCGTGCTTCGATGTCTATTCCATTTTTTTTTACTCCTTTTAAGGTTACAGATGTTCCAAATGGAAAAAAAGCGCAAGAGAATTGGAAAAATACAGTGGGGTATCGTGGAAATATTCCAAATGATGTTTTTTTTGTAGATGGTGGAATAATTTCAAACTTCCCTGCTGATGTTTTTCATAAATCTCATGTTCCTCGTTTGCCTTCTTTTGGTATAAAATTAGGCACAGAAAGACATCAGCCTAACAAAATCACAAATCCATTTATTTTTACACAATCTATTGTAGAATCGATGCGACAAATTGCTGATTATAATTTTATTCTCAGAAATCCAGATTATCGACAGCTTATTACTTGGATAGATATCGGAAATCATAATTGGATAGATTTTACACTTTCTGATGATGATAAATTAGACCTTTTTGTTCGTGGTGCAAAAGCAGCAGCTTATTTTTTGAAAACTTTTGACTGGCAGAAATATAAAGATACTCGGGCTGCACAAAATCCATCTACTATTTATCCTCCAAAAGATGATTTTGAGATTCCTTCTTAA
- a CDS encoding NADPH-dependent FMN reductase, which produces MITIISGTNRQDSVTYQMALLYQRKLKEKGFHASILDLKELPHDFAFSALYENTGKSEGFNRLISPLKDSTKLILVTPEYNGSFPGVIKTFLDGLQFPNGVKGKMVALVGLSSGSQGAVLATSHLADIFGYLGATVLPLRARMPFIDKHFQNGEIINDNEYAKYNDLIDLQIANIIAF; this is translated from the coding sequence ATGATAACTATCATCTCTGGAACAAATAGACAAGACTCTGTAACATATCAAATGGCTCTTTTATACCAAAGAAAATTGAAAGAAAAGGGTTTTCATGCTTCAATTTTAGACTTAAAAGAACTTCCTCATGATTTTGCATTTTCAGCTCTTTATGAAAATACAGGAAAAAGTGAAGGATTTAATAGACTGATTTCTCCTCTTAAAGATTCTACAAAACTAATTCTTGTTACTCCAGAATATAATGGTTCATTTCCAGGGGTTATCAAAACATTTTTAGATGGATTACAATTTCCTAATGGAGTAAAAGGTAAAATGGTTGCTTTGGTTGGTCTTTCTTCAGGTTCACAGGGAGCTGTTTTGGCTACCAGTCATTTGGCTGATATTTTTGGGTATTTGGGAGCGACTGTTTTGCCTTTACGTGCCAGAATGCCATTTATTGACAAGCATTTTCAAAATGGAGAAATTATAAACGACAATGAATATGCAAAATATAATGATTTGATAGATTTACAAATTGCTAATATTATTGCTTTCTAA
- a CDS encoding SH3 domain-containing protein, with amino-acid sequence MMQNNNTKKSKISHLFSKTIFIFCLLMGFISISFRSQAQNEKLLKQGDSLFSSGRYVEALSLYEHLLNKRKEFSPQMLLRMAFVEESKNNYPQALYYLNLYYRISPDKQVLQKLEELAKTHQLEGYQYTDKTYFLSLYDSYHWYIISFFGLIIFMMAFWLISRVRQQRTIVPPLAVGLSSVVILLLLHNFATQRTLGIIQNDYTTFVENPSAAAPVLKVVKKGNRYQILDKKDSWYKVTIDNQTGYVRLHNTLVVQ; translated from the coding sequence ATGATGCAAAACAATAACACAAAAAAAAGCAAAATTAGTCATCTTTTTTCTAAAACAATTTTTATTTTTTGTCTTTTAATGGGATTTATTAGTATTTCTTTTAGAAGTCAAGCTCAAAATGAGAAATTACTCAAACAAGGCGATTCTTTGTTTAGTTCTGGACGTTATGTAGAAGCTCTTTCGCTCTACGAACATTTATTAAATAAACGAAAAGAGTTCAGTCCTCAAATGCTATTGAGAATGGCTTTTGTAGAAGAAAGTAAAAATAATTATCCTCAAGCTCTTTATTATCTCAATTTATATTACAGGATTAGTCCTGATAAACAAGTGCTTCAAAAATTAGAAGAGCTTGCCAAAACACATCAATTAGAAGGGTATCAATATACAGACAAAACCTATTTTTTGTCGCTTTATGATTCATATCATTGGTATATTATTTCTTTTTTTGGACTAATTATTTTTATGATGGCTTTTTGGCTCATTAGTAGAGTTCGACAACAAAGAACGATTGTACCTCCCTTAGCTGTTGGTTTGTCTTCTGTTGTTATTTTGCTTTTACTGCATAATTTTGCTACACAGCGTACTTTAGGCATTATTCAGAATGATTATACTACCTTTGTAGAAAATCCGTCGGCTGCTGCTCCTGTTTTGAAAGTTGTCAAGAAAGGAAATCGTTATCAAATTTTAGATAAAAAAGATTCTTGGTACAAAGTAACAATTGATAATCAGACTGGGTATGTGCGTCTGCATAATACTTTAGTAGTTCAGTAA
- the pdhA gene encoding pyruvate dehydrogenase (acetyl-transferring) E1 component subunit alpha — translation MSDAKNTTKLAAKKPVRKTATKTTAKKTPAKKTSFSKEVYMKWYEDMQLMRKFEEKAGQLYGQQKIRGFCHLYIGQEACVAGAVSALTKDDKWITAYRDHAHPLGLGTSPNKVMAELFGKKTGCSKGKGGSMHMFDKEVNFMGGHGIVGAQVPLGAGIGFAEMYNETGNLCICYMGDGAVRQGAIHEAFNMAMLWKIPVIFVIENNGYAMGTAVSRSSNVIDLSTLGESYDMPSEPVDAMSVEAVHEAVTRAADRARSGEGPTLLEFRTYRYKGHSMSDPAKYRTREEVNTYRKKDPIEQVKDAILAKKYASQEDLDKIDASIKERVEESVKFAEESDFPDASEAFTDVYKQEDYPFIMD, via the coding sequence ATGAGCGACGCAAAAAATACAACCAAACTAGCAGCTAAAAAGCCAGTTCGCAAAACAGCAACTAAAACAACTGCCAAAAAAACACCAGCTAAAAAAACATCTTTTTCAAAAGAAGTTTATATGAAATGGTACGAAGATATGCAGCTTATGCGTAAATTCGAAGAAAAAGCAGGACAACTCTACGGACAACAAAAAATTAGAGGTTTTTGTCACTTGTATATCGGGCAAGAAGCATGTGTTGCTGGAGCAGTTTCGGCACTCACAAAAGATGATAAATGGATAACAGCTTATCGTGACCATGCGCATCCTCTTGGCTTAGGAACATCTCCTAATAAAGTAATGGCAGAGCTTTTTGGTAAAAAAACAGGTTGCTCAAAAGGAAAAGGTGGTTCAATGCACATGTTTGACAAAGAAGTCAATTTTATGGGTGGACACGGAATTGTCGGAGCGCAAGTTCCACTTGGTGCAGGTATTGGTTTTGCAGAAATGTATAATGAAACTGGAAATCTTTGTATCTGTTATATGGGTGATGGAGCTGTTCGTCAAGGAGCAATCCATGAAGCATTTAATATGGCAATGCTTTGGAAAATTCCAGTTATTTTTGTGATCGAAAACAATGGGTATGCAATGGGAACGGCTGTAAGTAGAAGCTCAAATGTAATTGATTTATCAACACTTGGAGAATCGTATGATATGCCTTCTGAGCCTGTTGATGCAATGAGTGTAGAAGCTGTTCATGAAGCTGTTACAAGAGCTGCCGACCGTGCAAGAAGTGGCGAAGGTCCTACTCTTTTGGAATTCAGAACATATCGCTACAAAGGGCATTCAATGTCTGACCCAGCAAAATACCGTACTCGTGAAGAAGTAAACACATACCGTAAAAAAGACCCAATCGAACAAGTAAAAGATGCTATTTTAGCCAAAAAATATGCTTCTCAAGAAGATTTGGATAAAATTGATGCAAGTATCAAAGAAAGAGTAGAAGAATCTGTAAAATTTGCAGAAGAATCTGACTTTCCAGATGCTTCAGAAGCATTTACAGATGTTTATAAACAAGAAGATTATCCATTTATTATGGATTAA
- a CDS encoding DnaJ C-terminal domain-containing protein, with product MQYKDYYKILGLRKNANQEEIKRKYRELAKKYHPDRNPNDILAEKRFKDINEAHDILSDSAKKAQYDLMGKNWGSYRKFADQAKSTYNQKKEEGFEFKDLFTRERMNDAFKNVVDLGKEAIFNAKTETTGINRKPKVKEIKTTISLEEAYTGTTRVITVNKNRIRLKLKEGIVNEQKLKLDAKGEKDEEIVVIVEIDENKYFIREENDLHTTAKVSLYEAMLGGKISVPTMQGKILFPIAAETANGKIFRIKGKGMPIYNQTNKFGDLYIKIEVQLPTKLSQKEKELFQQLSNL from the coding sequence ATGCAATACAAAGATTATTATAAAATTCTTGGACTTCGCAAAAATGCAAACCAAGAAGAAATCAAAAGAAAATATAGAGAACTTGCCAAAAAATATCATCCAGACCGTAATCCAAATGATATTTTAGCAGAAAAAAGATTTAAAGATATTAATGAAGCACATGATATTTTGAGTGATTCTGCAAAGAAGGCACAATATGATTTGATGGGCAAAAATTGGGGAAGCTATCGCAAATTTGCTGACCAAGCCAAAAGTACTTACAACCAAAAAAAAGAAGAAGGTTTTGAATTTAAAGACCTTTTCACAAGAGAACGTATGAATGATGCTTTCAAAAATGTAGTGGATTTGGGAAAAGAAGCCATCTTTAATGCAAAAACTGAAACAACTGGAATCAATAGAAAACCAAAAGTAAAAGAAATCAAAACTACTATTTCTTTAGAAGAAGCCTATACAGGAACTACACGAGTAATTACGGTAAATAAAAATCGTATTCGTCTAAAATTAAAAGAAGGAATTGTAAACGAGCAAAAATTAAAACTTGATGCAAAAGGAGAAAAAGATGAGGAGATTGTAGTTATTGTAGAAATAGATGAAAATAAATATTTTATAAGAGAAGAAAACGATTTGCACACAACAGCAAAAGTTTCTTTGTATGAGGCAATGTTAGGGGGGAAAATATCTGTTCCAACAATGCAAGGAAAGATTTTATTTCCTATTGCTGCCGAAACTGCCAATGGAAAAATATTCCGTATAAAAGGAAAAGGAATGCCAATTTATAATCAAACCAATAAATTTGGTGATTTGTATATCAAAATTGAAGTGCAACTTCCTACAAAATTATCTCAAAAAGAAAAAGAACTTTTTCAACAGTTATCGAATTTATAG